CATTAAAAGAAGTGGCTAAACAAACACAAAACATCATGAATACAATAAATCCGCTTGCAAGATATTTCTGTTTAGAGAGTGATTCAGTAGTATTATAAGCAAGACTATCTAATACCTCAGTTTGAGTCACTGATGAAATTTCTGAGAAGTCATTGGCTGTAAAATTAGGCTTTACACCAAGGCAATACCCTTTTTTTGGAATCGTAGTAACCAATTCATGTTTTTTATCATTTAAAGCATGACGTAAATTACTGATGGTTTGGGTTAATGTATTGTCAGTAACGTAACTTTCACTCCATATTTTCTTTTCGATATCTTCACGAGAAAGTACATCAGGATAGTGAAAACACAGTAAAGACAACACTTCGGACTCTTTATTTCTTATCTTGATGACACTTCCCCCTTTGTTGAGGGTTCTCTTTAGTGGAGTAAAGACAATATCTCCAATAATTATGTCATTCATTTCATTTCTCACACTTAAAAATATAATTTAAAAACCAACATCAACAATACCATCGGTGTCTTACTATAAGATCATAAAAAAAACAAAACCAAAAACTTCAAGTAAAAAACAACAGTTATAGAGAAGTTAATGAAAAACAGAAAAGTCTATCAAAATACACTAATGAATCATAAAAAACGAACACCATAGGGATGTGAGTTATAAGATACAGCTTATAACGCAACAATAACAATTTAAAAAAAAGATAAATACAGAAACCTAATTTTTATAGTACTATAATTAACTTAACAAAATAAAGACACATGCAGATGATTTATTACAATAAAAATAAAGTATCATAAAGATGGAGTTATTATCCCCACCATTAACATAATAAACAAGTGACAGATTCACCCCAAAACAAATACACCAAGCCGGTCAATGAAATATAAGGGCCAAATGCAACATACTTAACTTTCTCTCTCGAGAATTTATTAATAATCACATACGCAACAACCCCAAACAGGGAAGACAGTAATATGATAAAAGGTACGGCTGCTACGCCAAACCAGGCACCTAACGCTGCCATTAACTTAAAATCACCATATCCCATACCATCAATACCTTTGAGGATTTTGAATATCCAGTTAGGTAACCATAGAAAAAGATAGCCGCATACAGCACCTAGTACATAAAATGATAATGGAAGAAAAGCATTATACATATTTAAAAGAAGACCGCACCACAATAATGGCTGGGTAATACAATTAGGTAAAAGGTAACAATCAATATCAATAAAAACTAAAACTATAAGTCCCCAAACCAATAGTATATTAAAAAAACCAAATTTATCATCATGAAAAAACAAAATAGTGACTAGAGTTAAAATAACAGTAAGTATCTCAACAATTATATATCTCAGACTTATTCTCTGATTACAACATTGTGCTATACCTTGTAGATAAAACCACCCTAATATGGGTATGCTATATTTATACGGTAAGGAACTCAGGCAATTTGGACAAAATGACTTTGGGAAAAACAGATTAAAATCGTTTTTATAAATAGTTACTTTATTATGATCTAATGCATTTCCCGGGAAGGTATTCGAAAGCATGATTGGGAGACGATAAATAACAACATTTAAAATATTTCCCACATATAGACCAAGCACTATATAAAACAAAATACTAATTAAAAAAAATATATCAAATGACATTTTTATATACCTTACTATGATTTTTTCCACAGATGCATATCGTAATTAATATAATTACCGCCCTCAATAAACCTTATATCTAAATAAATTATTTCAATATTTTCATTCTGTGTCAGCGTGAAGAAAATATCAATGAACTTAGTAACCTGACTATTTTCAACAGTGAGTGAAATATAGTCATGAGTCATTCCTGTAAGTTTAATCTTAATGGCTTCATCATTAAAAAATGTATTTAAAACATTACCAATACGATCATTTAAATGATCGTTAACCTTAGATTTCGAAACCTTCTCCATTTTTAGTTTTTCAGCTAAAGATGAATAACCTACAAGTTTACTATACAATAAAGAGTGTTTTGCTAATAGGTCTTTAACCTCCAATGAGATACTCAAACTAAAGAAAAAACAAGCAAATGCCATAATCAATGTAGAAATAACCACAATATTTTTCAGGTTCATAAATTATATTCAAACATAATGTCACATGTTCCATCCTTATTGTTAATTTTAGTGATAGTTAGTCGATTGTTTTTTTGATCAATTTCATTTAACACTTGGTCTATCCCTTCTACATTTATAATATTTATATTAAAGTTAGCTTTATTTTTACCATTGATGAAGATGATACTTTTTATCGTGATATCAAATTTGTTAAAGTTCTCAACTAATCTATGCAGTAAAAAAATCAAATCCGGCTTAATTATATTTCCATCTGAATGATAAAAATCTTTATTGACATTAATACTATCTTCATCTGCATATTGTTGCACTAATGGATATTTAATATGGAAACCTTGTAAAGTTACATCTAGCAAATGAATATCTCTCAATATATCATTTTTGTAACACCAGGAATTCAAACACATCACGATAGATAATAAAAAAAACAAGTAAACAGCTCTAAAAAAAGAAGCACTACTAATAGTCTTTTTCCTATGGCGATAATATCGACCTGTCAGCAAGTTAACATGATTATTTTCAATATTATTTGCCATAATGCGTAATACATCGCAATAGTCCGTAGCATGAAGGCCCGAAGTTTGGTTATAAACACGACTAAATCTATTTTCAGGACAAAAGATTAGAGTTGATAAACATAATTTTTTAAATATATCATCATTAACTGAGAAACCCGACACTTCACTATTCCTTATTAACCATTCATCATCCAGCTTCACTGGAAAGCATTTTCCATCATTAAATGGTAGTGCTAATACATCCGGAATCATGACGGTGGGAGAGACACCTACATTTGTTAACCACCCCAACCAACGGCTCATTAACTCATGCTCAACGGCAACTACATAACAAAAATTGCTATCTGACTTCAATATCACAGTGTGGAAATTCTCGATATTACTAACAATTGTTTTTTCAATAGAGAACGCAAGTGATTGTTCACTTTTTAAAATCTCCTTGTCAATTATATCTATTTTCCTAAAAATAACATAACTCGATGAAACTAATATTTTCACATTATAATTCAAAAGAAACGGGATATTATCTAATTTTGTATGATCACATAACTGCCCTGATTTTCTATGGCCCCCATCTACCACTTCGGTATACCAGTAAATAGGGTCAGTTGCATGACTACCCAATCTAATAATCAGAGTTTTAGAGGATAAACCTGCATTTCGTACGTTATTCATTATAAGATAAACCTTCGGTGTAATACGGTAATAGTGTCCCCCTTTACATGAAAAAGACTCATCAACTGAGAATCACCATTATCAACTTTGAAGTTGGATGAAAAATAATATTCATTATTAGAAAATTTCAACATTTCAACATTTTTCAATTCATTTATTCTATCTATGTCAACCGATGAATTATTTGCAAGGGATTCAAAGAAAGATTCAACTGTTAACCATCCTTGAGCAGGTTTAGATAAAATTACCTTATACACATCACTTCCTGTAATTTCGTTCATAAAAATAGCTTGTAGCAGATAACTGCTTTTAGCATTCAACATATTCACATTGATAAGCAATTTATTATCATTTCTAGAGCAAACTAGTGGGGCGATATACAAGAAACTCTCACTACTAATATTAAGTATTTTATCAATTGAGTTACCCCTCTGGAAAGCTTGTCCTATAGTTAAAAAATCTCTATCAATACGGTCTAAATCAGACGCATTTGCGGGATACTGGGCAAACATTGTCATTAATTTATTGATAACAGATGAAACGGTGTTATTTAATTGTAAGATGTTATCTAATACTAGCCACGGATAATATTTATTATTCATATTACCAAAAGAATCATAAAGAGTATTTACATTGAAGCAACTTGTTCTATCAATTAAGCTATAATATACATCTCTATTATTTATGCTGATAGCTGAGTTGGAGGTTAATAGCTTAGAATAGGTACCACCAAAATCCTCACCATTTAAAATTTCTTTGGCTATATTATTTATAAAAATACCCTCAGAACCTAACAGTAACTGTTTATCATCTTGTTTGGTTATGCTGTTTCCAACAAAATAGATAATATTTGATAGATACAAATAGGTGGCAGATATCATTGTACTCATCAGCAAAATGCTAGACAGAACAAGTAATAGGGCAATGCCTCTCTGTTTCACTTTTTCACCATTCGCTAAATAACATGGTTTAATAAGATGACTTTCTTCCTGATAGTCCCAATATTTTCCATCTCAATAATTAATTCAACTGCCTCTGGTAAATAATTCGTATCGTTCCACTTATTTAACCATCTATTTTTATGATAGATATGAATACGGAATGCTGTAACGCTATCTAGAATTTTCAATACTTTAGATTGTTTAACATTTAAACTATATATTAACTTTTCCAAATGACCATTTCGTAAACGATACCCAAACATTTGTGATTGTGAATAATATTTCAAGTCCGTGTTAATACCTATGTCACATAAAAATATAATACCAAAATCGTCACTATCCAGAAATAATGGCCCACTTCTAATACCATTGTTAATTATTTCTTTATCATTAAGTTGAGAGTATATAACCGTATGTGAGATCTCCTGTTCCAACATGTTAACAACTCTTTGTAACCTATTAACTTGCATTGCTTTTATATTAACAGCACGACTTCCGTTGCTGGTAACGGTAATGCCCTGGTAAACAGTCAAACTTATCAAAGTGAATATAATTGTGGCCAGTAAAATCTCTAATAGCGTTAAACCTTGGATGTTTTTTTTATTCATTAATAATACGGTATCCTTCCAGAATGAAATCAGGAACCTTACTATTTTCTTGGCTGCGAACTTCAATAGCAATAACACTAATAGTGTTCATTTTTATTTCCTTTGACTGCCAATACCATAACTTGTTGATGATAAAATCACTTCCCTTTTGCCAACTCTCACTTTGATAATTTTTTGTTAATTTAATATCCACTAAAATGTTCTCAGCCACCCAAGAAGCCACTATTTTATTTTCTAGTTTTTTTACCTGTATCAATTGTTCACTAATAACAAGCATAAGACTAATACCCACTACGGAAAAAATAGCCATCGAGAGTAGAGATTCTAATAATGTAAAACCATTATAACTCGGCAAATAATCACCTATTGGCTTTCTATGGTTGTCAGCTTTATCAGTTTTTATCTTTTTTAGTTTCAGAAAATGATGTAGACCAATTACCTATATCATCATCAGTCCCTATTTCTCTATCTGGTCCTGATGAAAATATATCAATTTCCTCATGCCGACCGGGATTATTTATCAAATAGGGATTACCCCATGGATCACTAGGCAAACGCCTAATATAGCCATTTTTAGGATAAATATTAGGTATCGGTAATTCTATTGGTTTGATAACCAATGAATTAATACCTTGAGACTCCGTTGGATAATAACCATTATCTAACTTGTACATATCCAGAGCATTTTCTATGGCGGCAATATCACTTAACGCCTTTAGTTGATCAGCTCTATTTTTATTACTCATTACACTCGGTATAGTCAAACTAGCAAGCAACCCTAATATTATAATAATCACCATCATTTCTAATAATGTAAACCCTTTACATTTAATATCCCTCATATATATCCTTAAGTTAAACTCAAAAAATCAAATTATTCATTTCAAGTATCGGTTGAAAGATTGCCAATATAATGAAAAATATAAACGAAGCCATAGATATCATTATTACCGGCTCCAGTAATATCACAAATACATTTATCTCTTCAATTATCTCTTGCTCTTGTATATCTGTTATCCTCTTTAAAACATCATCTAATTTCCCACTACGTTCACCTGAAGCGATCATATGTATAGTCATAGGAGAGAACATACCACTATTTGATAAAGATGATGTTAGGCTACCGCCCTCACTAACTAATGTAACTGCATCATCTAATCTCTGTTTAATATATAAATTAGTAACTACACCAGTGCTAATATCCATCGTTCTGATCAAGTTAACTCCATTGGAACTTAGAATTTCCATCATTCTCATATATCGAGAAACATTTAGCTTGAATATTAAACGACCAAATATGGGTAATTTCAAATAACAAGATTCAATAAATATATTTATTTTTCTTATTTTGGATATTCCATAGATACTAAATGAAAATATAACTAGAATTATAATAATAGATACAATATTGTCCTCAATCCAATGACTGGTAACCATAAGCACTCTGGTCGATAACGGTAACACTTTATCATAGGAAACAAATTGCTCAATTATATTAGGGATTATCAACGTTAACAGTATGGCAATAATCCCTATAGATACCGAAACTAAAATCGCTGGATATATTAACGTTTGAATTATTTTACTTTTTACCTTTCGCGCTTGCTCAATATGATCAGCAAGATTAGATAATACGAGACCTAAATGACCCGACAGTTCCCCTGCTGCAATCATAGATCGGTAAAGAGAATTAAAAATGGCCGGAAACTGTGAGAGAGAATCGGAAAGGGAATGTCCCTCAAGGACTCTTTTCCTTATCTTATGAATCACACTATCTACTTTACTCTTCGTACTCTGATTTTCAATTAGTGCCAAAGCTTCGTCTAATGGGATGGCCGCATTGACTAAAATAGACATTTGCCTGGTAATTAAAATAAGATCTCTACTATTTATAGTATTTAAAAATGTCATCCATTGTGTAAATCGACTGATGCGTTTTATTTTTATATTTAATAAACACAGTTTCCTTTGATAAATAACTTGCCTTGCGGCTAATATATTATCAGCCTCAACACTCCCTTTTATTTTAATTCCTTTATTATTTTTAGCTGTATATTCATATACAGGCATATTTTTCCTCTAAATTTATCCTCATCACTTCTTCTATTGTTGTAAAACCTGCGATAACTTTATCAATTCCATCTTGTTCTATACTACGAGTATATTGTTTAGCTAACTGACTTAAATCAAGTTCGCTTTTTCCTTTATAAATAGCTTCACGCAAATTGTTATCAATAATCAGCAGTTCATGTAAGGCTATTCTTCCTCTATAGCCTACTGTATTGCACTTATCACAACCTATTGCGCTAAATCCGTATCTATCTTCAGGTATTTTCTCAGGGCTAATTAACTCTTGCAATATTTCATGTGGAGAATCATATTGTTTTCGGCATTC
The sequence above is drawn from the Yersinia enterocolitica subsp. enterocolitica genome and encodes:
- a CDS encoding winged helix-turn-helix domain-containing protein; translation: MNDIIIGDIVFTPLKRTLNKGGSVIKIRNKESEVLSLLCFHYPDVLSREDIEKKIWSESYVTDNTLTQTISNLRHALNDKKHELVTTIPKKGYCLGVKPNFTANDFSEISSVTQTEVLDSLAYNTTESLSKQKYLASGFIVFMMFCVCLATSFNVTSDYYQIKITNVKNFPLTINIDEIHDKDFFSSYNKEPYIFLKKQKNSEYTVCKLQHGGITCQKK
- a CDS encoding prepilin peptidase, translated to MSFDIFFLISILFYIVLGLYVGNILNVVIYRLPIMLSNTFPGNALDHNKVTIYKNDFNLFFPKSFCPNCLSSLPYKYSIPILGWFYLQGIAQCCNQRISLRYIIVEILTVILTLVTILFFHDDKFGFFNILLVWGLIVLVFIDIDCYLLPNCITQPLLWCGLLLNMYNAFLPLSFYVLGAVCGYLFLWLPNWIFKILKGIDGMGYGDFKLMAALGAWFGVAAVPFIILLSSLFGVVAYVIINKFSREKVKYVAFGPYISLTGLVYLFWGESVTCLLC
- the gspL gene encoding type II secretion system protein GspL, which gives rise to MNNVRNAGLSSKTLIIRLGSHATDPIYWYTEVVDGGHRKSGQLCDHTKLDNIPFLLNYNVKILVSSSYVIFRKIDIIDKEILKSEQSLAFSIEKTIVSNIENFHTVILKSDSNFCYVVAVEHELMSRWLGWLTNVGVSPTVMIPDVLALPFNDGKCFPVKLDDEWLIRNSEVSGFSVNDDIFKKLCLSTLIFCPENRFSRVYNQTSGLHATDYCDVLRIMANNIENNHVNLLTGRYYRHRKKTISSASFFRAVYLFFLLSIVMCLNSWCYKNDILRDIHLLDVTLQGFHIKYPLVQQYADEDSINVNKDFYHSDGNIIKPDLIFLLHRLVENFNKFDITIKSIIFINGKNKANFNINIINVEGIDQVLNEIDQKNNRLTITKINNKDGTCDIMFEYNL
- a CDS encoding type II secretion system protein GspK; translated protein: MKQRGIALLLVLSSILLMSTMISATYLYLSNIIYFVGNSITKQDDKQLLLGSEGIFINNIAKEILNGEDFGGTYSKLLTSNSAISINNRDVYYSLIDRTSCFNVNTLYDSFGNMNNKYYPWLVLDNILQLNNTVSSVINKLMTMFAQYPANASDLDRIDRDFLTIGQAFQRGNSIDKILNISSESFLYIAPLVCSRNDNKLLINVNMLNAKSSYLLQAIFMNEITGSDVYKVILSKPAQGWLTVESFFESLANNSSVDIDRINELKNVEMLKFSNNEYYFSSNFKVDNGDSQLMSLFHVKGDTITVLHRRFIL
- the gspJ gene encoding type II secretion system minor pseudopilin GspJ, producing the protein MNKKNIQGLTLLEILLATIIFTLISLTVYQGITVTSNGSRAVNIKAMQVNRLQRVVNMLEQEISHTVIYSQLNDKEIINNGIRSGPLFLDSDDFGIIFLCDIGINTDLKYYSQSQMFGYRLRNGHLEKLIYSLNVKQSKVLKILDSVTAFRIHIYHKNRWLNKWNDTNYLPEAVELIIEMENIGTIRKKVILLNHVI
- the gspI gene encoding type II secretion system minor pseudopilin GspI: MPSYNGFTLLESLLSMAIFSVVGISLMLVISEQLIQVKKLENKIVASWVAENILVDIKLTKNYQSESWQKGSDFIINKLWYWQSKEIKMNTISVIAIEVRSQENSKVPDFILEGYRIINE
- the gspG gene encoding type II secretion system major pseudopilin GspG — protein: MRDIKCKGFTLLEMMVIIIILGLLASLTIPSVMSNKNRADQLKALSDIAAIENALDMYKLDNGYYPTESQGINSLVIKPIELPIPNIYPKNGYIRRLPSDPWGNPYLINNPGRHEEIDIFSSGPDREIGTDDDIGNWSTSFSETKKDKN
- a CDS encoding type II secretion system F family protein, which produces MPVYEYTAKNNKGIKIKGSVEADNILAARQVIYQRKLCLLNIKIKRISRFTQWMTFLNTINSRDLILITRQMSILVNAAIPLDEALALIENQSTKSKVDSVIHKIRKRVLEGHSLSDSLSQFPAIFNSLYRSMIAAGELSGHLGLVLSNLADHIEQARKVKSKIIQTLIYPAILVSVSIGIIAILLTLIIPNIIEQFVSYDKVLPLSTRVLMVTSHWIEDNIVSIIIILVIFSFSIYGISKIRKINIFIESCYLKLPIFGRLIFKLNVSRYMRMMEILSSNGVNLIRTMDISTGVVTNLYIKQRLDDAVTLVSEGGSLTSSLSNSGMFSPMTIHMIASGERSGKLDDVLKRITDIQEQEIIEEINVFVILLEPVIMISMASFIFFIILAIFQPILEMNNLIF